One window from the genome of Candidatus Chlorohelix allophototropha encodes:
- a CDS encoding phenylacetate--CoA ligase family protein, producing the protein MYFNAEIETMPRDELRKLQLERLKQTLGYAYTKVAFHQHQFQQANVTPDSLHTLEDLNKFPFITKPQLRENYPFGLFAVKPNDKDKIVRLHASSGTKGKPTVVGYTAHDIEVWAESCARAIACAGGKPGDVLHVAYGYGLFTGGLGLHYGGEKLGACVIPASGGNTPRQILLMQDFQAQGLCCTPSYALNLAEYLKEHNIPLESLNLKYGILGAEPWTEEIRVKVEEGLGLIALDIYGLSEITGPGVSMECPYKQGLHIWEDYYLPEIINPATLEPLPDGEIGELVFTTLAKEAIPMIRYRTGDLCNLTYEKCDCGRTHARMGKIKGRIDDMLIVRGINVFPSEIERVLLEFEELAPHYQIVLERPEVLDVVTVHCESTTAFTVSVFGDAEHDEEHHLLSSLRQHIMLKLREGLGVSLQVKINPPHTIPRSEGKAVRVVDNRPK; encoded by the coding sequence ATGTATTTCAACGCCGAAATAGAAACTATGCCCCGCGATGAGTTGCGGAAATTGCAACTGGAACGCCTTAAACAAACGCTTGGCTATGCTTATACAAAAGTGGCTTTCCATCAGCACCAGTTTCAACAAGCCAATGTTACGCCTGATTCGTTGCATACGCTGGAAGATTTGAACAAATTCCCCTTCATAACCAAACCACAATTGCGAGAAAATTACCCGTTCGGGCTGTTCGCGGTCAAGCCCAACGATAAGGATAAAATAGTGCGTCTGCACGCTTCCAGCGGCACAAAAGGCAAACCGACAGTAGTGGGTTACACCGCCCACGATATAGAAGTATGGGCGGAGAGTTGCGCCCGCGCAATCGCCTGCGCGGGAGGCAAACCCGGTGATGTGTTGCATGTGGCATATGGCTACGGGCTTTTCACGGGCGGGTTAGGCTTGCACTACGGAGGCGAGAAACTCGGCGCGTGTGTGATACCCGCATCTGGAGGCAATACGCCACGTCAGATATTATTGATGCAAGATTTTCAAGCGCAAGGGCTGTGCTGTACCCCTAGTTATGCCTTGAATCTGGCAGAATATCTCAAAGAGCATAATATCCCGTTGGAAAGTCTGAATCTCAAGTACGGTATTTTGGGTGCAGAACCCTGGACTGAGGAAATTCGGGTCAAGGTTGAGGAGGGCTTGGGCTTGATTGCGCTGGACATCTACGGGTTGAGCGAAATCACCGGACCGGGCGTATCAATGGAATGTCCGTACAAACAGGGCTTGCATATCTGGGAAGATTATTACCTACCGGAAATAATAAACCCTGCTACCCTCGAACCCTTACCGGACGGTGAAATCGGCGAACTGGTCTTTACTACGCTGGCAAAAGAAGCCATCCCTATGATTCGTTACCGCACCGGCGACTTGTGTAACCTAACCTACGAAAAATGCGATTGCGGACGCACGCATGCCCGCATGGGCAAAATCAAAGGGCGCATAGATGACATGCTGATTGTGCGTGGCATCAATGTTTTCCCTTCCGAGATTGAGCGCGTGCTACTGGAATTTGAGGAACTCGCGCCACATTATCAGATTGTGCTGGAGCGCCCGGAAGTGCTGGATGTTGTGACGGTTCATTGCGAATCCACCACCGCCTTTACAGTGAGTGTCTTCGGAGATGCCGAGCATGACGAGGAACATCATCTTTTGAGCAGTTTGCGTCAACATATTATGTTGAAACTGAGAGAGGGTCTGGGAGTCAGTTTGCAGGTGAAAATCAACCCACCTCACACCATTCCCCGCAGCGAAGGCAAAGCGGTGCGCGTAGTGGATAATCGACCAAAATAA
- a CDS encoding EthD family reductase — translation MVALYKEPANRAEFDKYYWETHLLLAGKIPGLLKSEVCTFYELEGGGELPYYLMTKLYFNSKEEMAAAFATPEGRATAKDLRNFTTPSSVTITYAEVKE, via the coding sequence ATGGTAGCGCTGTACAAAGAACCCGCCAACCGGGCAGAATTTGATAAATATTATTGGGAAACACATTTGCTGCTTGCCGGAAAAATCCCCGGCTTGTTAAAAAGTGAAGTATGCACCTTTTACGAACTAGAGGGCGGGGGTGAGCTTCCCTATTACCTAATGACCAAACTTTATTTTAACAGCAAGGAAGAAATGGCAGCCGCTTTCGCCACCCCTGAAGGACGCGCTACCGCCAAAGACCTGCGGAATTTCACCACACCGAGCAGTGTCACCATCACTTACGCCGAAGTTAAAGAATAA
- a CDS encoding enoyl-CoA hydratase/isomerase family protein, with translation MGFENIIYAKVGVGIAKVTLNRPEAINAYTLLMLGEMAEAFAQAKADSEVRTVILTGAGRGFCAGADLRTTSTMDFENALRTYYRPMIEGITGMGKPVIAMVNGVAAGAGMSTTLACDFRVAATNTRFVTAFSKIGLVPDAGMSYHLPRLIGIARAQEMISLNRDVSGEEAVSIGLATKVVAPEELEKATLEMAHSLANTTTLAFGITRQMLHSALQMTLDEALAQEEKNQAIAGASEDFKEGVAAFMEKRAPNFKGK, from the coding sequence ATGGGCTTTGAGAATATTATCTATGCGAAAGTGGGAGTAGGTATCGCTAAGGTAACGCTGAATCGCCCCGAAGCGATTAACGCTTACACGCTGCTGATGCTAGGCGAGATGGCAGAGGCGTTTGCACAAGCCAAAGCCGATTCTGAAGTTCGCACCGTTATTCTGACCGGGGCAGGGCGTGGTTTCTGCGCAGGGGCTGACCTACGCACCACCAGCACAATGGATTTTGAGAACGCACTACGTACCTATTATCGCCCTATGATTGAAGGCATTACCGGAATGGGTAAACCTGTAATCGCAATGGTAAACGGAGTAGCAGCGGGCGCGGGTATGTCCACCACTCTCGCTTGTGATTTCCGGGTAGCAGCTACTAACACACGCTTTGTAACCGCCTTCTCTAAAATAGGGTTAGTGCCAGACGCGGGTATGTCATACCATCTACCGCGCCTTATCGGAATTGCCCGCGCTCAGGAAATGATTTCTCTGAACCGGGATGTGAGCGGGGAAGAAGCGGTATCAATAGGCTTAGCAACCAAAGTAGTAGCCCCTGAAGAACTTGAAAAAGCTACGCTGGAAATGGCGCACTCGCTGGCTAATACCACTACGCTGGCTTTTGGCATAACTCGCCAGATGTTGCATAGCGCCTTGCAGATGACTCTGGATGAAGCGTTGGCACAGGAAGAAAAGAATCAGGCAATTGCCGGAGCGAGCGAAGATTTCAAAGAAGGGGTAGCCGCCTTTATGGAGAAACGCGCCCCAAATTTCAAAGGGAAGTAA
- a CDS encoding 1,2-phenylacetyl-CoA epoxidase subunit PaaC, whose product MATTITMSEAEIEAAMLAKIENGEKLEPNDPMTAEYRELLLNLLTMQADSELSGGYGYIPWISQAPTIEEKLIVANIVRDEILHGKRMYKLLEDLGVEVDSRIRENDEAFLYRLDDNSANIGTQRAKTDKRVNIFYYPIETWTDFIMFNFCMDRGAGHQLHDALHCSYAPWARVTEQIFKEEVTHVAHGEKWVKKLAQDPATREECQQTFNKWYLRTMNIFGRGNSPKNALYRKYRLKLRDNDEVRDTFHREVVELVTKWGLTVPEWKPENI is encoded by the coding sequence ATGGCAACCACTATTACTATGAGTGAAGCTGAGATTGAAGCGGCAATGCTGGCAAAAATCGAGAATGGCGAAAAGCTTGAGCCAAACGACCCGATGACCGCCGAATACCGCGAGTTGCTGCTGAACCTGCTTACCATGCAAGCGGATAGCGAGCTTTCCGGCGGGTACGGCTATATCCCATGGATTAGCCAAGCGCCCACCATCGAGGAAAAATTGATTGTTGCCAATATTGTGCGGGACGAGATTTTGCATGGCAAACGCATGTATAAATTGCTGGAAGATTTGGGGGTAGAAGTCGATTCGCGTATCAGGGAAAACGATGAAGCTTTTCTGTATCGGCTGGACGATAACAGCGCCAACATCGGGACACAACGCGCCAAAACCGATAAGCGGGTTAACATCTTCTACTACCCGATTGAAACTTGGACTGATTTTATAATGTTCAATTTCTGCATGGATCGCGGAGCGGGTCACCAATTGCATGATGCGCTACATTGCAGCTACGCACCATGGGCGCGGGTCACCGAACAAATCTTCAAGGAAGAGGTAACACATGTGGCGCATGGCGAGAAGTGGGTAAAGAAATTGGCACAAGACCCCGCAACCCGCGAGGAATGTCAGCAAACCTTTAACAAATGGTATCTGCGCACGATGAACATATTCGGGCGCGGTAACAGCCCCAAAAACGCGCTGTATCGCAAATATCGCCTCAAGTTGCGCGATAACGATGAAGTGCGCGATACTTTTCATCGGGAAGTGGTTGAATTGGTTACAAAGTGGGGGCTGACCGTACCGGAATGGAAACCGGAGAATATATAA
- a CDS encoding thiolase family protein: MEEAVIVSAVRTPIGRYGGALATVRPDNLGAIVIAEAIRRTGIEASMVEDVIFGCANQSGEDNRNVARMSLLLAGLPIETAGVTVNRLCGSGLQAVNDAARAIKVGEGEVLIAGGVESMTRAPFVMAKPTEAWQRGNPTLHDTTLGWRFINPRLSEMYYPYNMGETAENVVDKYKISREDQDLFAYNSQKRATNAIGEGKFKAEIVPVKVPQRKGEPFLFDTDEHPRADTTLEALAKLKPAFRKDGTVTAGNSSGINDGAAALVLMSGSKAAQLGLKPLARIVTSAVAGVDPATMGLGPIPASRKALQRAGLTVADLDLIEINEAFASQSLACMRELGLDPEKVNVNGGAIALGHPLGCSGARMLTTLLYEMERRGSRYGLATMCIGVGQGIATIIERL, encoded by the coding sequence ATGGAAGAAGCGGTAATTGTCTCGGCAGTGCGCACCCCTATTGGGCGGTATGGAGGCGCATTGGCAACAGTGCGCCCGGATAATTTGGGCGCAATCGTTATTGCCGAAGCAATCAGGCGCACAGGTATAGAAGCAAGCATGGTTGAAGATGTAATCTTCGGCTGTGCCAATCAGTCGGGCGAAGATAACCGCAACGTGGCACGTATGAGCCTTTTGCTGGCAGGCTTGCCCATTGAAACGGCGGGTGTAACGGTGAATCGTTTGTGCGGTAGCGGACTGCAAGCGGTAAACGATGCGGCACGTGCCATCAAAGTGGGCGAGGGCGAGGTACTAATAGCTGGCGGAGTAGAGAGTATGACCCGCGCTCCTTTTGTAATGGCAAAACCCACCGAGGCATGGCAGCGGGGCAACCCAACTTTGCATGATACTACGCTCGGTTGGCGTTTCATCAATCCGCGCCTTTCCGAGATGTACTACCCTTACAACATGGGCGAAACCGCCGAAAACGTGGTGGACAAGTATAAAATCAGTCGAGAAGATCAGGATTTGTTCGCCTACAATTCGCAGAAGCGCGCCACCAATGCTATCGGTGAGGGAAAGTTCAAAGCAGAGATTGTTCCGGTGAAAGTGCCCCAACGCAAAGGCGAACCGTTTCTGTTTGATACGGACGAACACCCCCGCGCCGATACTACTTTGGAAGCTCTTGCAAAACTCAAACCCGCTTTCCGCAAGGATGGAACTGTAACCGCCGGAAATAGTAGCGGCATCAATGATGGGGCTGCTGCGCTGGTGCTGATGTCCGGCAGCAAAGCAGCACAATTGGGTTTGAAACCTTTGGCGCGGATAGTGACATCAGCGGTGGCAGGGGTTGACCCGGCTACTATGGGGCTTGGACCTATTCCTGCCAGTCGCAAGGCGTTGCAACGCGCCGGGCTTACGGTAGCTGACTTAGATTTAATTGAGATTAACGAAGCCTTTGCTAGCCAAAGCCTCGCATGTATGCGCGAACTAGGACTCGACCCCGAAAAGGTGAACGTGAACGGCGGCGCAATCGCGCTAGGGCACCCGCTTGGTTGTAGCGGGGCGCGCATGCTTACTACTCTTTTATACGAGATGGAACGGCGCGGCTCAAGATATGGGCTGGCGACTATGTGCATCGGGGTAGGGCAGGGCATCGCAACTATCATAGAACGACTATAA